One genomic segment of Clavelina lepadiformis chromosome 3, kaClaLepa1.1, whole genome shotgun sequence includes these proteins:
- the LOC143449616 gene encoding uncharacterized protein LOC143449616, with the protein MDKSGERNLRLFLRLYREIAGISQKYLATIISCGFAENLTAREVSLFEQGKLGDSKRVMVSALIVDWLCLMNMDSFAHLITSQRSRENSDGKIRSLTKPLRKCLNEIFLMNNRPSKKHLTMLSEIFSVSQNHLRHWFSIQRCNQRSTRKCIQDSTTPHGVISDNPSAFTSLTATLPLSTLPTIPVYTLASSTFHTLETASPWPASFTTSHATNANQGEMHEIAVPAVEPSCYPLPVLSVDIFPQLQYY; encoded by the exons ATGGATAAAAGCGGTGAGAGAAATCTACGTCTGTTTCTAAGACTGTATCGGGAAATTGCAG GCAtttctcaaaaatatttagcaaCAATCATTTCGTGTGGGTTTGCAGAAAATCTTACTGCGAGAGAGGTATCATTGTTTGAACAAGGAAAG TTGGGTGATTCCAAAAGAGTTATGGTCAGTGCCCTGATTGTTGACTGGTTGTGTTTGATGAACATGGATTCTTTTGCTCATCTTATAACTTCTCAACGATCAAGAGAAAACTCCGACGGAAAAATTCGTAGCTTAACAAAACCTTTACGAAAGTGCTTAAACGAGATTTTTCTCATGAATAACCGACCTTCCAAAAAA CACCTGACGATGTTGTCAGAGATATTTTCAGTTTCTCAGAACCATCTGCGGCATTGGTTTTCAATACAAAGATGCAATCAAAGGTCTACTCGTAAATGTATTCAAGATTCAACCACACCTCATGG AGTGATATCAGACAATCCATCTGCATTCACTTCACTAACAGCAACACTTCCTTTGTCTACATTACCAACTATTCCGGTTTACACATTGGCTTCGTCAACGTTCCACACTTTAGAAACGGCCTCACCCTGGCCAGCAAGTTTTACAACGTCGCATGCAACGAATGCAAACCAGGGAGAAATGCATGAAATAGCAGTACCTGCTGTGGAACCATCATGTTACCCCCTTCCAGTATTAAGTGTGGATATATTCCCTCAACTACAGTATTACTAA